The Tumebacillus sp. BK434 sequence GTCAGGTAGTCCATCTGTTTTTGAATCACGCTCTCATCTTTCATGTTGGAGGGGTCCGTGTTCCCCACCACCACGCGTTTGACGAAGCGTACATCCGCGATGTCAAATGTTTCGGTCATCTCGTCTTCCCCTTAAAGTACGGAGGCGGTCGATCTTTCCTTCACCGTCGGTACGATCGATTGGTGGAGCATGTCAAGCACTCGGGACAGCCCTTCCGGAGTCCCTTTGTCTTTGGCGTGCACTTGCACATGGTAGCGTGCGGAGTTGTCGCTGCTGCGGGTGTTCTCCGATTTGCTGGTCACACTGCCCGACACTTCTACGGAGACACCCCAGAAGGAGCCGGACACTTTCGCGCCCGCCTGAATTTCCAGGCTGCTCTTGTCGGTCGCTGCCGACTTTACTTCCATGTCAAATGTAACATCCAAAGTGTCGACACCAAGATTCGGAATCGGGACGATCGCCAGCAAGGGAACGTTGATTTCCACGTCCTGTTGGATGAAGCGCGGGGAGCTCGGCACGCTCGGGTCATAGGCCGGATTTTCCGCCATGCGCTTGTACTCGAACTTGACTTGGCGCGGGCCGATCGTTTTTCCGTCTTTATCGCGTTCGATCCCTACCGTGTCGATAAAGCTCGCCGTCGAATGAGCCAACATGACTTGTGCGTCACAAGCTGCCTTGATCGGCGCTCCGATCAGATCCCCCATCGGAAGCCCTCTAAATTGCGATGCCATGTTAACAAGTCCACTCATTTCTGCATTCTCCTCTCAGGTGTTAAGGTAAATACTTCATCAGATGATCGTTGATGCGCAGCAGAGCTTCAGGCGGATCGGTACTGCGAATTTCTATTTGAATCTTTGCCAGATTCGGCTCGCTCTGCTTTCCGCGTCTGGCAAACATTAAACTCAGGTTTTTTGGATCGGGTTCTGCAGAAACTGACGAACGTAGCGAATCAGCTTTGCGCGGATCCTCCGGTCTGTGCACCAGTTCTGAAAAGTGAACATTAAACTCCACCGAAAGCTTGTCTATTTTTGTGCTCGACAAAGGAATGAGCGAGATCAGCGGCACTTGAATCGTTTGAACCGGTGCTCCCGGATCAAGCGTCGGCAGTCTAAACTCGGTCAATTTCGGTGTCCCGTCTTTCTCAAACCAGGCGAAAATGCTTTCCAGAGAGGATTGTTGTGCTGTTGCGTTTGCTTG is a genomic window containing:
- a CDS encoding DUF2589 domain-containing protein; its protein translation is MAEEFVFQDLLSAIKDSVIQANATAQQSSLESIFAWFEKDGTPKLTEFRLPTLDPGAPVQTIQVPLISLIPLSSTKIDKLSVEFNVHFSELVHRPEDPRKADSLRSSVSAEPDPKNLSLMFARRGKQSEPNLAKIQIEIRSTDPPEALLRINDHLMKYLP
- a CDS encoding DUF2589 domain-containing protein, with the protein product MGDLIGAPIKAACDAQVMLAHSTASFIDTVGIERDKDGKTIGPRQVKFEYKRMAENPAYDPSVPSSPRFIQQDVEINVPLLAIVPIPNLGVDTLDVTFDMEVKSAATDKSSLEIQAGAKVSGSFWGVSVEVSGSVTSKSENTRSSDNSARYHVQVHAKDKGTPEGLSRVLDMLHQSIVPTVKERSTASVL